DNA from Gemmatimonas sp.:
CAGCGTGCCGAGGGCGCGGAACTGCTCGATGCCGACCTGGCCTGCCCCGTCTGCGGCGCCGAGTTCGTCATTCACGAGGGCATCGCGCGCTTCGACCCACCCGTTGCACCGGCTCCGGCCATGGCCGTCGAGGCCGTGCGCCTGGCCGCCCTGCTTGGGGTGACCGAGGGCCAGCAGCCGGTGCTGCTCGCTGGCGTCTATGCCGATGCCGGTGCCGCGCTGGCCGAGCTTGTGCCGGTCCCGCAGCTGTGGCTCAACGCCCGCCGCACGGCACCACGGCCCGCGACCCTGGTGGGCGCGCTCGAAGTGCGCGGACGGGTACCGCTCGGCGTCGAAACGCTGGCTGGCGCCGCGCTCGATGGCGCGCACAGTGACGGGCCGATGCTCGACAGCGTGGTGCGCGCGGTGCGACGGGGCGGTCGTCTCGTGGCGCCCGCCGCCGCGCTGCTCCCGGCCGGCGTGCAGACGGTGGCCCACGACGCGCACGAGCTGGTGGCCGACGTGACAACGCGCGCCAGCGGACTCGTGGAGCTCCGCCGGCGCGCGCCGGATCAGGTTGGCTGAGAAGCGCCCACGCCGCGCGGGTCAGTCCGCGCCGGCGTACAGCTCGTCGATCTGCGCCTTGTACGTCTGGTCGATGACGCGCCGCTTCACCTTCAGGGTGGGGGTGAGCTCGCCACGCTCGATGCTGAAGTCGTGCTCGATGAGCTTCACCTTCTTGGGCATCTCGTAGCTCGCCAGCCCCTTCAGCTGTTCCTTCACTTCCTTCTCCACCTTCGCCTGAATGGTGGGCATGTTCATGAGCTCAGCGCGCGACGTCCACACGATCTGGTTGCGCGCCGCCCACTTTTCCAGCTGATCCCAATCGGGCACGATGAGCACCACCGGGAACTTGCGCTTGTCCCCCAGCATCACCGCCTGCGAGACATACTTGTTGGTCTTCAGCATGTTCTCGATCGGCTGCGGCGCGATGTTCTTGCCGCCGGCCGTCACGATGATGTCCTTCTTGCGGTCGGTGATGCGCAGGAAGCCGTCCTCGAGCACGCCGATGTCACCCGTGTGGAACCAGCCGTCGTCGGTGAGGCACTCCCGTGTGGCCTGCTCGTTGTTGTAGTAGCCGCGCATGACGTGGGGGCCGCGCGTGAGGATCTCCCCGTCCTTCGCAATGCGCACTTCCACACCGGCAATGGGCTTGCCCACCGTGCCGAGCCGGTAGTCCCGCAGGTTGTTCGCCGAGATCACCGGCGAGGTTTCCGTGAGGCCGTACCCTTCGAGAATGATCAACCCCGCCGAGTAGAAGAACTTGGCGATCTCGGGGGACAGCGGCGCGCCGCCGGAAATGAAGTAGCGGATGTTGCCGCCCGTACGTTCGCGCAGCTTCGAGAAGACGAGCTTGTCGGCGAGCCGGTACTGGAATCCGAGCAGCCCCGCCGGCTCCCGCCCCGTCAGCTTCTCGTCGGCCCAGCGTTCTCCCACCCGCTTGGCCCAGAAGAAGATCTGCTTCTTGATCCCACCGGTGGAGACGGCGTTCTCGAGGACACGCGCATAGATCTTCTCGTACAGACGCGGCACCGACATCATGAGCGATGGCTTCACCTCGCTCATGTTCACCGGTACGGTGTCGATGCTCTCGGCGTACGCGATGCGCACGCCGTTGGCGAAGAGGAAGTAATCGCCCGTGCGCTCGAAGATGTGGCTCAGCGGCAGGAAGCTGAGCGCCGTATCGGCGGTGCTGACGGGCATCGTGGCCTTCGTGGCCAGCACGTTCGAGCACAGGTTGTCCTGTGTGAGCATGACACCCTTGGGGTTGCCCGTGGTGCCCGACGTGTAGATGAGGGTGACGAGCTGGTCGGGGGTCACGGCCAGCGCTTGCTCCTTGAACAGCGTCGCGCGCTCACGACTGTCATCTGCCGCGCCCAGCGCCTCCAGTTCGGCCAGCGTGTAGTCGCAGCCGTCATCCTTGTCGGCGGCGAAGCCGATGATCCACTGCACGCCCGGCGCCTGCGCGCGCACGCTCGCCACCTTGCGTGCCTGCTCGGGGGTGGACACAAAGAGGGCGCGCGCCCCCGAGTCGTTCAGCAGGTAGGGAATCTGCTCGGCCGGCAGCGTGGGGTAGATGGGCACATCGGTGACGGAGCTGCAGAGGCAGGCGTAGTCGGCCAGCAGCCACTCAGGGCGGTTCTCCGACAGCAGCCCCACACGGTCCTGCGCCACGATGCCCAGCCGCGCCAGCCCCAGCGCAATGTGGCGCACGCGGGTGAGGATGCTGGCGTGACTCGTGGGCTCCCAGACGCCGTTCACCTTGTACAGGAGGGCGTCGGCGCGCTCGTATCGCTCCACGGCATCGAAGAAGAGCGCGTTGACCGTACCGGGTGCGGGGCGTGGCCCCCCTGCCGCTGCCGTGAGCGGCGACGGGATGCCGGCGAGGGTGTGGTTCAGGGAGGGCACCGCGGACGCGCTGAACGAAGTCATCGCCATCTCCAGCAGGACTGAGGTCGGGTGGGTGCCGGGTGGAATGACGCCGGTCACGAGCCGCCCAGGGTAGGCAGGGGAAAATTGGCTCCGCGCCACGACGGGCGGGAGGGTATGGCTCGGCCCGCTATTGTGACGCCGGCCGGATGATGGGCACGCTGAGGAGGATCGGCGCGCCGGTGACCAGCCGCCCGCGGTAGCGCACGGTGGCTTCCACGACCACCGTGTCGGTGACACGCGCGTTGCCCTGCGGCGTCGGGAAGCGCGCGGCGCGCACCCGGACCCGCCGCCCGGCCCGCCCATCGGGGCTGGTGGTGTCGACCGTGGAGGCGCGCAGCTGGTCGTCGACCAGGAAGACGGCCTGCGACGTGTCGTTGGCCGGGTTGGCGGGGCGGACGAGGCGGAAGCGTACCAGCCAGCCGTTCACCCCGCCGGCGGTGGGACTGGAGCTGTTGCGCACCACCACGGGCAGTTCGCCCGAGGTATTCCCTTCCGCCCGCGCGCGTCCGGTATCGGGGAGGAGCGATACAATGAGCGGGTCGGCGGCACTGGCCGCTTCCACCAGATCGGGGCGCACCGTGGCGATGAGCGGTCGCAGGACCTGCAGCGAGCTGCCAATGCGCGCCGCTATGCGCCCCGAGGCGACGACGCGACGGGCCACGATGATGCCGGTGGCGGTGTCGACCGTGAAAGCGCTGTCGCGCAGGAAGTCGGCGTACAGGTAGGTGGCGCGCGCGCCGTCGATCACGTCGCCGGCCGCGTTGCGCACGACGGCGCGCACGGGGGCGGCGACGCCAG
Protein-coding regions in this window:
- a CDS encoding long-chain fatty acid--CoA ligase, whose translation is MTSFSASAVPSLNHTLAGIPSPLTAAAGGPRPAPGTVNALFFDAVERYERADALLYKVNGVWEPTSHASILTRVRHIALGLARLGIVAQDRVGLLSENRPEWLLADYACLCSSVTDVPIYPTLPAEQIPYLLNDSGARALFVSTPEQARKVASVRAQAPGVQWIIGFAADKDDGCDYTLAELEALGAADDSRERATLFKEQALAVTPDQLVTLIYTSGTTGNPKGVMLTQDNLCSNVLATKATMPVSTADTALSFLPLSHIFERTGDYFLFANGVRIAYAESIDTVPVNMSEVKPSLMMSVPRLYEKIYARVLENAVSTGGIKKQIFFWAKRVGERWADEKLTGREPAGLLGFQYRLADKLVFSKLRERTGGNIRYFISGGAPLSPEIAKFFYSAGLIILEGYGLTETSPVISANNLRDYRLGTVGKPIAGVEVRIAKDGEILTRGPHVMRGYYNNEQATRECLTDDGWFHTGDIGVLEDGFLRITDRKKDIIVTAGGKNIAPQPIENMLKTNKYVSQAVMLGDKRKFPVVLIVPDWDQLEKWAARNQIVWTSRAELMNMPTIQAKVEKEVKEQLKGLASYEMPKKVKLIEHDFSIERGELTPTLKVKRRVIDQTYKAQIDELYAGAD